A window from Deltaproteobacteria bacterium encodes these proteins:
- a CDS encoding FAD binding domain-containing protein produces MMPLRRFAIHRPADLGEAAEMLDHYGENGTLYAGGTELLLAMRHDLLRYEHLIDIKAVAGLDGIERRDGHLHIGAGATHRTIERSAVVRELLPVMADMEANVANVRVRATGTLGGNLCFAEPHSDPATLLLALEGTAQAQGKAGERTLAMDELIAGAYDNSLGQDEVLTGVDVPLLGPTQRAAYLKFQVHERPLLGLALLLDLSEDGGEIRAARCAVGCVSPTPCRSSAAETLIAGPADAAGERLQQAADALADEAALTDDREGSAEYKRHLIGVLLRRGAGKCLDANG; encoded by the coding sequence CTGGGCGAGGCCGCCGAGATGCTCGACCACTACGGTGAGAACGGCACCCTGTACGCCGGCGGCACCGAGCTGCTGCTGGCCATGCGCCACGACCTGCTGCGCTACGAGCACCTGATCGACATCAAGGCCGTGGCCGGCCTCGACGGCATCGAGCGCCGGGACGGCCACCTGCACATCGGCGCCGGCGCCACCCACCGGACCATCGAGCGCTCCGCCGTGGTGCGGGAGCTGCTGCCGGTGATGGCCGACATGGAAGCCAACGTCGCCAACGTGCGCGTGCGCGCCACCGGCACCCTGGGCGGAAACCTCTGCTTCGCCGAACCTCACTCGGACCCCGCCACCCTGTTGCTGGCCCTGGAAGGAACAGCGCAAGCCCAAGGCAAGGCCGGCGAGCGGACCCTCGCCATGGACGAGCTTATCGCCGGGGCCTACGACAACTCCCTGGGCCAGGACGAGGTGCTGACCGGTGTGGATGTGCCGCTGCTCGGACCGACGCAGCGCGCCGCCTACCTGAAGTTCCAGGTGCACGAGCGCCCGTTGCTGGGTCTGGCGCTGCTCCTCGACCTGAGCGAGGACGGCGGCGAGATCCGCGCCGCCCGCTGCGCCGTGGGGTGCGTGAGCCCCACCCCGTGCCGATCCAGCGCCGCCGAGACGCTCATCGCCGGCCCCGCGGACGCCGCCGGTGAACGGCTCCAGCAGGCCGCCGACGCCCTCGCCGACGAAGCCGCGCTCACCGACGACCGCGAAGGCAGCGCCGAATACAAGCGCCACCTCATCGGCGTGCTGCTGCGCCGCGGCGCCGGAAAATGCCTCGACGCGAACGGGTGA
- the sfsA gene encoding DNA/RNA nuclease SfsA: MRFPAPLIPGTLVERYKRFLADVRLDDGTLVTAHCTNTGSMLGCNAPGSRVYLSEQHGKNRKLPYTWELIRVGRTLVGINTLAANRLAREGIERGVIRELQGYERLRAEVPTRPGSRLDFLLESAGEQCYVEVKNVTLVVDRIAAFPDAVSERGTKHLKELMRLRRRGQRAVLLFVIQRTDVQSLRPADEIDAEYGRWLRRAAKAGVEIFPYRAKVTSRGIVLKEAVPLRI; this comes from the coding sequence ATGCGTTTTCCCGCTCCCCTGATCCCCGGAACCCTCGTCGAGCGTTACAAGCGCTTTCTCGCCGACGTGCGCCTGGACGACGGCACTCTCGTGACCGCCCACTGCACCAACACCGGCAGCATGCTCGGTTGCAATGCCCCGGGCAGCCGGGTCTATCTCTCCGAACAGCACGGGAAGAACCGCAAGCTCCCCTACACCTGGGAATTGATCCGCGTGGGACGCACCCTCGTGGGCATCAACACCCTGGCCGCCAACCGGCTGGCGCGGGAAGGGATCGAGCGCGGCGTGATCCGGGAGTTGCAGGGCTACGAGCGGCTGCGCGCCGAGGTGCCGACGCGGCCGGGGTCGCGGCTGGACTTCCTCCTGGAGAGCGCGGGAGAGCAGTGCTACGTGGAGGTCAAGAACGTCACGCTGGTGGTGGACCGCATCGCCGCGTTCCCGGATGCGGTCAGCGAACGCGGCACCAAGCACCTGAAGGAGCTGATGCGCTTGCGCCGCCGCGGCCAACGCGCCGTGCTGCTGTTCGTCATCCAAAGGACGGACGTCCAGTCCCTCCGTCCCGCGGACGAGATCGATGCCGAATACGGTCGCTGGCTGCGCCGCGCGGCCAAGGCCGGCGTGGAGATCTTTCCCTACCGCGCCAAGGTCACGTCTCGAGGTATCGTCCTCAAGGAAGCCGTGCCGCTACGGATCTAG